A region from the Sandaracinus amylolyticus genome encodes:
- a CDS encoding DUF4340 domain-containing protein, whose protein sequence is MSKRTTIVLGVIALAMALFIGIFESGMLSTGELEARRGRVLQRFVRPRVSDVELVSGETRIVLHRDREEDLDEFELGHWQLTAPIASDADQDAVDQLLSSLEWLEARRSLSGISDEDRARFGLAEPRATVRFTVAGEDVTVVLGGEDPRGDGVYVGVSDRPGEAFVVGQDFVEALQHDVAHFRRKELFDSVRSADVSAVELSTQQERARVERTEGGWMLREPYEALARTASLEEIFSMTREVRATRFLDDGDLARHGLDQPSRELVIRRERAEDEANRAPLRLRIGGACPGREAEVVARVGDEGPIVCVTAESISTLDLGVDRLRESRLVAMRDDEMERAEIDGDADYQLRREDMSWQIVQGEDARAADDDAVADWTREMRALEALAYEPATDEALRARGLAAPRATITLHRSDQERSERVALGTTDGDGVWVRRGDDPQIARFPLAAVELLTAPAIRFRDRRLVRDVETNAQDLVVLREGVEERVQKRGTEWRVTTPVEIAADGVVTRDVVRAIASLTAVRFVADRASAEHGLERPRFVVTATFEGALPDEDDGADEHDHEHGEHADEEETPPRVLVLRIGAATEGGAFAQLGEDPAVLVVASELIESLEGPLASRDLLAVESSELESLALVRGGERVELRREGDGWTAGQGPADEARTTLILDRLASMRAVGTTRYGEPAPADGMASPVLVLEIRRRSGSPEQYELRVGAPGAAGADGWYHARRSDLAVGFRLGAAVVRAFLDYQP, encoded by the coding sequence ATGTCCAAGCGAACGACGATCGTGCTGGGCGTCATCGCGCTCGCGATGGCGCTCTTCATCGGGATCTTCGAGAGCGGAATGCTCTCGACCGGCGAGCTCGAGGCGCGGCGCGGGCGCGTGCTGCAGCGCTTCGTGCGGCCGCGCGTGAGCGACGTGGAGCTCGTGAGCGGCGAGACCCGCATCGTGCTGCATCGCGACCGCGAGGAGGACCTCGACGAGTTCGAGCTGGGGCACTGGCAGCTCACCGCGCCGATCGCGAGCGATGCGGATCAGGACGCGGTCGATCAGCTGCTCTCGTCGCTCGAGTGGCTCGAGGCGCGCCGCTCGCTGAGCGGGATCTCGGATGAGGATCGAGCGCGCTTCGGGCTCGCGGAGCCGCGCGCTACGGTGCGCTTCACCGTCGCGGGCGAGGACGTCACGGTCGTGCTGGGCGGCGAAGATCCGCGCGGAGACGGCGTCTACGTCGGCGTTTCGGATCGGCCCGGCGAGGCGTTCGTCGTCGGCCAGGACTTCGTGGAGGCGCTGCAGCACGACGTCGCGCACTTCCGCCGCAAGGAGCTCTTCGACTCGGTGCGCAGCGCGGACGTGAGCGCGGTCGAGCTCTCGACGCAGCAGGAGCGCGCGCGCGTCGAGCGCACCGAGGGTGGCTGGATGCTGCGCGAGCCGTACGAGGCGCTCGCGCGCACGGCGTCGCTCGAGGAGATCTTCTCGATGACGCGCGAGGTGCGCGCGACGCGCTTCCTCGATGACGGCGACCTCGCGCGTCACGGGCTCGATCAGCCCTCGCGCGAGCTCGTGATCCGTCGGGAGCGCGCCGAGGACGAGGCGAACCGTGCGCCGCTGCGGCTGCGCATCGGCGGTGCGTGCCCGGGCCGCGAGGCCGAGGTCGTCGCGAGGGTGGGCGACGAGGGGCCCATCGTGTGCGTGACCGCGGAGTCGATCTCGACGCTCGATCTCGGCGTCGATCGACTGCGCGAGAGCCGGCTCGTCGCGATGCGCGACGACGAGATGGAGCGCGCCGAGATCGACGGCGACGCCGACTACCAGCTGCGCCGCGAGGACATGAGCTGGCAGATCGTGCAGGGCGAGGACGCGCGCGCGGCCGACGACGACGCCGTCGCCGACTGGACGCGCGAGATGCGCGCGCTCGAGGCGCTCGCGTACGAGCCCGCGACCGACGAAGCGCTGCGCGCGCGCGGGCTCGCGGCGCCCCGCGCCACGATCACGCTGCACCGCAGCGATCAGGAGCGCAGCGAGCGCGTGGCGCTGGGCACGACCGACGGCGATGGCGTGTGGGTCCGTCGTGGCGACGATCCGCAGATCGCACGGTTCCCGCTCGCGGCGGTCGAGCTGCTCACGGCGCCGGCGATCCGGTTCCGCGATCGCCGTCTGGTGCGCGACGTCGAGACGAACGCGCAGGACCTCGTCGTGCTCCGCGAGGGCGTCGAAGAGCGCGTGCAGAAGCGCGGGACCGAGTGGCGCGTCACGACGCCGGTCGAGATCGCGGCCGATGGCGTCGTGACGCGCGACGTGGTGCGCGCGATCGCGTCGCTGACGGCGGTGCGGTTCGTCGCGGATCGCGCGAGCGCGGAGCACGGCCTCGAGCGGCCGCGCTTCGTGGTCACCGCGACGTTCGAGGGCGCGCTGCCCGACGAGGACGACGGAGCGGACGAGCACGACCACGAGCACGGCGAGCACGCCGACGAAGAGGAGACGCCCCCGCGCGTGCTCGTGCTGCGGATCGGCGCGGCGACCGAGGGCGGCGCGTTCGCGCAGCTCGGCGAGGATCCCGCGGTGCTCGTCGTCGCGAGCGAGCTGATCGAGAGCCTCGAGGGCCCGCTCGCGAGCCGCGATCTGCTCGCGGTCGAGTCGTCCGAGCTCGAGTCGCTCGCGCTGGTGCGCGGGGGCGAGCGCGTCGAGCTGCGCCGCGAGGGCGACGGATGGACTGCGGGCCAGGGCCCCGCGGACGAGGCGCGCACGACGCTGATCCTCGACCGTCTCGCGTCGATGCGCGCGGTGGGGACCACGCGCTACGGCGAGCCCGCGCCCGCTGACGGCATGGCGAGCCCGGTGCTGGTCCTCGAGATCCGACGCCGCAGCGGGAGCCCCGAGCAGTACGAGCTGCGCGTCGGTGCGCCGGGCGCAGCGGGCGCGGACGGCTGGTACCACGCGCGCCGCAGCGACCTCGCCGTCGGCTTCCGCCTCGGCGCCGCGGTCGTTCGCGCGTTCCTCGACTACCAGCCCTGA